Proteins from a single region of Platichthys flesus chromosome 16, fPlaFle2.1, whole genome shotgun sequence:
- the rpl3 gene encoding 60S ribosomal protein L3 isoform X2 translates to MSHRKFSAPRHGSLGFLPRKRSRRHRGKAKSFPKDDASKPVHLTAFLGYKAGMTHIVREVDRPGSKVNKKEVVEAVTILETPPMIVVGVVGYVNTPRGLRSFKTIFAEHVSDECKRRFYKNWYKSKKKAFTKYCKKWQDDDGKKQLEKDFATMKKYCQVVRIIAHTQMRLLPIRQKKSHLMEVQLNGGTIADKVDWAREKLEQAVPVTTVFTQDEMIDVIGITKGHGYKGVTSRWHTKKLPRKTHRGLRKVACIGAWHPARVAFSVARAGQKGYHHRTEINKKIYKIGLGYHTKDGKLVKNNASTEYDISNKSINPLGGFVHYGDVTNDFVMVKGCVVGTKKRVLTLRKSLLVQTNRRALEKIDLKFIDTTSKFGHGRFQTLEEKKVFMGPLKKDRVTKEETS, encoded by the exons ATG TCTCACCGAAAGTTTTCGGCTCCACGCCACGGGTCTCTGGGCTTCCTGCCCCGCAAGAGGAGTCGCCGCCACCGCGGTAAGGCCAAGAGCTTCCCCAAGGATGACGCCAGCAAGCCCGTGCACCTGACCGCCTTCCTGGGCTACAAGGCCGGCATGACCCACATCGTTCGCGAGGTCGACAGACCTGGATCAA AGGTGAACAAGAAGGAAGTGGTGGAGGCTGTGACCATTCTGGAGACTCCTCCCATGATCGTGGTTGGAGTCGTTGGATACGTCAACACTCCCCGCGGCCTGCGTTCCTTCAAGACCATCTTCGCCGAGCACGTCAGCGATGAGTGCAAGCGTCGGTTCTACAAGAACTG GTACAAGTCTAAGAAGAAGGCTTTCACCAAATACTGCAAGAAATGGCAGGATGATGATGGAAAGAAGCAGCTGGAGAAGGACTTTGCCACCATGAAGAAGTACTGCCAGGTCGTCCGCATCATTGCCCACACACAG ATGCGTCTGCTGCCCATCAGACAGAAGAAGTCTCACCTCATGGAGGTGCAGCTCAACGGTGGCACCATCGCTGATAAAGTAGACTGGGCCCGTGAGAAGCTGGAGCAGGCCGTGCCCGTCACCACTGTCTTCACCCAGGACGAGATGATCGATGTGATTGGTATCACAAAGGGTCACGGATACAAGG GTGTCACCAGCCGTTGGCACACAAAGAAGCTTCCTCGTAAGACTCATCGTGGTCTGCGTAAGGTGGCCTGTATCGGTGCTTGGCATCCTGCCCGTGTGGCTTTCTCTGTGGCCCGTGCTGGTCAGAAGGGATACCACCACCGTACAGAGATCAACAAGAAGATCTACAAGATTGGCCTGGGCTACCACACCAAGGATGGAAAGCTGGTTAAGAACAACGCCTCTACAGAGTACGATATTTCCAACAAGAGCATCAACCCCCTG ggTGGTTTTGTTCACTACGGAGATGTGACCAACGACTTTGTCATGGTGAAGGgctgtgttgtggggaccaagAAAAGGGTGCTGACTCTGCGCAAG TCTCTGCTGGTACAGACCAACCGTCGTGCTTTGGAGAAGATTGACCTCAAGTTCATCGACACCACTTCCAAGTTCGGTCATGGTCGCTTCCAGACAttggaggagaagaaggtgtTCATG GGACCACTCAAGAAGGACCGAGTCACCAAGGAGGAGACGTCTTAA
- the slc25a39 gene encoding probable mitochondrial glutathione transporter SLC25A39 yields the protein MGDRAVSDPVAAISPLQQMVASGTGALLTSLFVTPLDVVKIRLQAQQAPFHNALACESAPWGGVIRPSKWKCFLYCNGLMDHIYVCQNRTSYSSWYKAPTHFSGTLDAFVKISRHEGLRSLWSGLPPTLVMAVPATVIYFTCYDQLRNYLTFGLGFQGSHVPLVAGGLARLGAVTVISPLELIRTKMQARRQPYSELRACIRSAVAQDGLLSLWRGWAPTILRDVPFSGLYWFNYELLKAQLCEQFGRSQANFPISFTAGGVSGAIAGILTLPFDVVKTRRQIQLGEMDTLGGPLKKTSSTWHMMKKIWVEVGYRGLFAGFMPRVIKVAPACAIMISTYEFGKTFFHEMNLEQEGLAS from the exons ATGGGGGACCGGGCCGTCAGTGACCCAGTGGCTGCAATCTCTCCATTGCAGCAGATGGTGGCCTCTGGCACTGGAGCCCTTCTCACATCTTTATTTG tcaCGCCGCTGGACGTCGTGAAGATCCGGCTGCAGGCTCAGCAAGCCCCGTTTCACAACG cttTGGCCTGTGAGTCTGCTCCTTGGGGCGGCGTCATCCGCCCTTCCAAGT GGAAATGTTTCCTGTATTGTAATGGACTGATGGATCACATCTACGTTTGTCAGAACAGAACCAGCTACAGCAGCTGGTACAAAGCACCAACACATTTCAGCGGAACTTTA GATGCTTTTGTGAAAATCAGTCGACATGAAGGACTCAGGTCTTTGTGGAGTGGACTACCACCGACACT tGTTATGGCGGTACCTGCCACTGTCATCTACTTCACCTGCTATGACCAGCTGCGAAACTACCTGACATTCGGTCTGGGCTTTCAGGGCAGCCATGTTCCTCTCGTGGCTGGTGGTCTGGCCAGAT TGGGGGCTGTGACGGTCATCAGTCCTTTAGAGCTGATCAGGACTAAGATGCAGGCCCGTCGGCAGCCCTACAGCGAGCTGCGAGCGTGTATCCGCTCTGCTGTGGCCCAGGACGGCCTGCTGTCTCTGTGGAGGGGCTGGGCACCCACCATTCTAAGAGATGTCCCTTTCTCAG GCTTGTATTGGTTTAACTATGAACTGCTGAAGGCCCAGTTATGTGAACAGTTTGGAAGGTCTCAGGCCAACTTCCCCATCAGCTTTACTGCAGGAGGTGTCTCTGGAGCT ATCGCTGGGATCCTCACACTGCCTTTTGACGTGGTGAAGACTCGCAGACAGATCCAACTGGGAGAGATGGATACTCTAGGAG GTCCCTTGAAGAAAACTTCGTCCACGTGGCACATGATGAAGAAGATATGGGTTGAGGTGGGCTACAGGGGGCTTTTTGCAG GTTTCATGCCCAGGGTGATCAAAGTGGCCCCAGCCTGTGCGATCATGATAAGCACCTATGAATTTGGAAAGACCTTCTTCCACGAGATGAACCTTGAACAGGAGGGCCTTGCATCCTGA
- the rpl3 gene encoding 60S ribosomal protein L3 isoform X1 encodes MSHRKFSAPRHGSLGFLPRKRSRRHRGKAKSFPKDDASKPVHLTAFLGYKAGMTHIVREVDRPGSKVNKKEVVEAVTILETPPMIVVGVVGYVNTPRGLRSFKTIFAEHVSDECKRRFYKNWYKSKKKAFTKYCKKWQDDDGKKQLEKDFATMKKYCQVVRIIAHTQMRLLPIRQKKSHLMEVQLNGGTIADKVDWAREKLEQAVPVTTVFTQDEMIDVIGITKGHGYKGVTSRWHTKKLPRKTHRGLRKVACIGAWHPARVAFSVARAGQKGYHHRTEINKKIYKIGLGYHTKDGKLVKNNASTEYDISNKSINPLGGFVHYGDVTNDFVMVKGCVVGTKKRVLTLRKSLLVQTNRRALEKIDLKFIDTTSKFGHGRFQTLEEKKVFMGPLKKDRVTKEETA; translated from the exons ATG TCTCACCGAAAGTTTTCGGCTCCACGCCACGGGTCTCTGGGCTTCCTGCCCCGCAAGAGGAGTCGCCGCCACCGCGGTAAGGCCAAGAGCTTCCCCAAGGATGACGCCAGCAAGCCCGTGCACCTGACCGCCTTCCTGGGCTACAAGGCCGGCATGACCCACATCGTTCGCGAGGTCGACAGACCTGGATCAA AGGTGAACAAGAAGGAAGTGGTGGAGGCTGTGACCATTCTGGAGACTCCTCCCATGATCGTGGTTGGAGTCGTTGGATACGTCAACACTCCCCGCGGCCTGCGTTCCTTCAAGACCATCTTCGCCGAGCACGTCAGCGATGAGTGCAAGCGTCGGTTCTACAAGAACTG GTACAAGTCTAAGAAGAAGGCTTTCACCAAATACTGCAAGAAATGGCAGGATGATGATGGAAAGAAGCAGCTGGAGAAGGACTTTGCCACCATGAAGAAGTACTGCCAGGTCGTCCGCATCATTGCCCACACACAG ATGCGTCTGCTGCCCATCAGACAGAAGAAGTCTCACCTCATGGAGGTGCAGCTCAACGGTGGCACCATCGCTGATAAAGTAGACTGGGCCCGTGAGAAGCTGGAGCAGGCCGTGCCCGTCACCACTGTCTTCACCCAGGACGAGATGATCGATGTGATTGGTATCACAAAGGGTCACGGATACAAGG GTGTCACCAGCCGTTGGCACACAAAGAAGCTTCCTCGTAAGACTCATCGTGGTCTGCGTAAGGTGGCCTGTATCGGTGCTTGGCATCCTGCCCGTGTGGCTTTCTCTGTGGCCCGTGCTGGTCAGAAGGGATACCACCACCGTACAGAGATCAACAAGAAGATCTACAAGATTGGCCTGGGCTACCACACCAAGGATGGAAAGCTGGTTAAGAACAACGCCTCTACAGAGTACGATATTTCCAACAAGAGCATCAACCCCCTG ggTGGTTTTGTTCACTACGGAGATGTGACCAACGACTTTGTCATGGTGAAGGgctgtgttgtggggaccaagAAAAGGGTGCTGACTCTGCGCAAG TCTCTGCTGGTACAGACCAACCGTCGTGCTTTGGAGAAGATTGACCTCAAGTTCATCGACACCACTTCCAAGTTCGGTCATGGTCGCTTCCAGACAttggaggagaagaaggtgtTCATG GGTCCCCTCAAGAAGGACCGAGTCACCAAGGAGGAGACTGCTTAA